Proteins co-encoded in one Epinephelus moara isolate mb chromosome 11, YSFRI_EMoa_1.0, whole genome shotgun sequence genomic window:
- the pign gene encoding GPI ethanolamine phosphate transferase 1 isoform X1 — MRMITFFLVGLTVHVVFFLSIFDIYFTSPLVHGMTPQVTPLPPPASRLVLVVADGLRADSLFTLLPNGSSRAPYLRRVMEESGTWGVSHTRVPTESRPGHVALIAGFYEDVSAVAKGWKENPVEFDSVFNETRHTWCWGSPDILPMFAKGASGDHVYTHTYPAQEEDFASTDASRLDSWVFTQVKSFFQSAKSNSSLRASLLEDKNVLFLHLLGIDTNGHAHRPMSKEYLDNIGLVDTGVAELVSMVEDFFGHDGRTAYVFTSDHGMTNWGSHGAGHPSETLTPLVVWGAGVHNAHKVTIPQPYNDSFLQDWNLEHLRRVDVNQADIAPLMASLIGVPFPVNSVGVLPLLYLNNSDQFKAESMYTNAIQVLEQYKTKMTQKKETTLPFLFTPYQLLTESKQAEIIHKARILIQLEKYDDAISLCHSLISNALDGLVYYHTYDRFFLGCSVVLGFVGWTSYVVLVILKTHASLNRNPSLLKQTPSHTLARLCVFVTVVITVFLLIQRSPLTYYVYCLLPVPVWYSVLKESGTLTDLVHSAPSLPLWKCFGYFVLVAFGIELLVVSFFHRAMLTVGLAALSVWPFLTGIFGKAKFRSLSWCLGCLCLAAFPLMPVVGREPNIHLVTCAGLLTLFTSACYLWSSWQRTPLHVSDRQQFVTQMFHVAVCAYVPSLTHSSLQQKQGLPLLNQIISWATLASSMLVPLLSSTRLFHRLLSIFLSLTATYLLLSTGSEALFPPVLSWLMFAWINIEQEAMLAQGVSGRQELSTIDFSANIDITKIRQLKLDDIRRSYFFVFFIITAFFGTGNIASINSFDPASVYCFLTVFNPFIMGGLMMWKVIIPFIIVMCTFETIQVATQLSSRSLFLIVLVISDLMALHFFFLVQDYGSWLDIGTSISHYVIVMSMTIFLMLLSVFTHTLTSQRLILWRRPKMHFP; from the exons ATGCGGATGATCACCTTCTTCCTGGTTGGACTGACAGTCCATGTGgtcttcttcctctccatctttGACATCTACTTCACCTCTCCCCTGGTCCATGGCATGACCCCGCAGGTCACACCGCTGCCACCCCCTGCGTCCAGACTGGTGTTAGTGGTGGCCGATGGTCTCAGAGCAGACAGTCTCTTCACACTCCTCCCAAACGGCTCATCCAGGGCCCCATACTTGAG GAGGGTAATGGAGGAGAGTGGTACCTGGGGTGTATCACACACTCGCGTGCCAACTGAGTCTCGCCCCGGTCATGTTGCTCTCATCGCTGGCTTCTATGAGGATGTTAGTGCTGTTGCTAAAG ggtggAAGGAGAATCCTGTAGAGTTTGACTCAGTGTTTAATGAGACCAGACACACCTGGTGCTGGGGCAGCCCTGATATCCTGCCAATGTTTGCTAAAG GTGCCAGTGGAGACCATGTGTATACTCACACATACCCAGCACAGGAGGAGGACTTTGCATCCACAGATGCCTCCAGGCTGGACAGCTGGGTGTTCACTCAAGTCAAA TCATTCTTTCAGTCAGCAAAGTCTAACTCCAGTCTGAGGGCCAGTCTGCTCGAAGATAAGAACGTCCTCTTCCTGCATCTGCTGGGCATCGACACAAACGGACATGCTCACAGACCAATGTCAAA GGAGTACTTAGATAATATTGGTCTAGTGGACACTGGTGTAGCCGAGTTGGTGTCTATGGTAGAAGACTTCTTTGGTCATGATGGCAGAACGGCCTATGTATTCACCTCCGATCACGGCATGACAAACTGGG GTTCACATGGTGCAGGCCATCCCTCTGAGACACTCACCCCTTTAGTGGTATGGGGAGCAGGGGTTCATAATGCCCACAAAGTTACTATACCCCAACCGTACAATGATAGCTTCCTACAAG ATTGGAATCTGGAGCACCTTCGGAGAGTTGACGTCAATCAG GCAGACATCGCTCCCCTCATGGCTTCTCTCATTGGTGTGCCCTTTCCTGTCAACTCTGTG GGTGTGTTACCTCTTCTCTACCTTAACAATAGTGACCAGTTCAAGGCAGAGAGCATGTACACTAATGCTATTCAAGTACTGGAGCAATACAAG ACGAAAATGACGCAGAAGAAGGAGACAACTTTGCCTTTTTTGTTCACCCCATACCA ACTACTGACTGAGTCAAAACAAGCGGAAATCATCCACAAGGCCAGAATACTGATTCAGCTGGAGAAGTATGACGATGCT ATCTCCCTGTGCCACTCTCTCATATCCAACGCTCTGGATGGCTTGGTCTACTACCACACCTACGACAGGTTCTTCCTGGGTTGCAGTGTGGTGCTGGGATTTGTAGGCTGGACCTCGTATGTCGTCCTAGTCATACTGAAGACTCACGCCAGCCTCAATAGAAACCCAAGCCTCCTCAAACAG ACTCCCAGCCATACCCTGGCGaggctgtgtgtatttgtgacgGTGGTGATCACCGTGTTCCTGCTCATCCAAAGGAGTCCCCTCACTTACTATGTTTACTGCCTGCTGCCTGTGCCTGTGTGGTACTCTGTCCTTAAAGA GTCTGGGACTCTCACAGATTTGGTCCACTCAGCTCCCTCTCTGCCGCTGTGGAAGTGTTTTGGCTATTTTGTGCTGGTGGCGTTTGGGATCGAGCTTCTG GTGGTGAGTTTCTTCCATCGCGCCATGCTGACTGTGGGCCTGGCTGCCCTCTCTGTGTGGCCCTTTCTGACTGGAATTTTTGGCAAGGCTAAG TTCCGTTCACTGAGCTGGTGTCTGGGCTGCCTGTGCTTGGCTGCGTTCCCCTTGATGCCAGTCGTGGGCAGAGAGCCAAACATACATCTGGT CACCTGTGCAGGTCTACTCACTCTCTTCACCTCAGCCTGTTACCTCTGGTCATCATGGCAGAGAACACCACTGCACGTCAGTGACAGACAGCAGTTTGTCACCCAG ATGTTCCACGTGGCGGTGTGTGCGTACGTGCCGTCCCTCACACACTCCAGCCTGCAGCAGAAGCAGGGCCTGCCGCTTCTTAATCAGATCATCAGCTGGGCCACGTTAG CATCTTCTATGCTGGTTCCACTGCTGAGCTCCACGCGCCTTTTCCACCGACTCCTCAGCATATTCCTCTCCCTCACAGCCACATACTTACTGCTCAGCACCGG GTCAGAGGCACTGTTCCCCCCGGTGCTATCTTGGTTGATGTTTGCGTGGATCAACATCGAACAGGAAGCTATGCTCGCGCAGGGTGTCTCTGGCAGACAAGAG cTCTCCACCATCGATTTCTCCGCAAACATCGACATCACCAAGATCCGACAGCTGAAGCTGGATGACATCAGGCGATCGTATTTTTTT GTATTCTTTATAATAACTGCTTTCTTCGGCACAGGGAACATAGCTTCCATTAACAG TTTTGACCCAGCATCTGTTTATTGCTTCCTCACCGTCTTCAACCCCTTCATCATGGGAGGGCTGATGATGTGGAAG GTTATTATCCCGTTCATAATAGTGATGTGTACGTTTGAGACCATCCAAGTTGCAACACAGCTCTCATCGAGAAG TTTGTTCCTCATTGTTCTGGTCATCTCCGACTTGATGGCTCTG cattttttcttcctggtgCAGGACTACGGCAGCTGGTTGGACATTGGCACCAG CATTAGTCATTATGTGATAGTGATGTCGATGAccatcttcctgatgttgctcagtgtgttcacacacactctcacctcGCAAAGACTCATCCTGTGGAGGAGACCCAAGATGCACTTCCCCTAA
- the pign gene encoding GPI ethanolamine phosphate transferase 1 isoform X2 — protein sequence MSFFQSAKSNSSLRASLLEDKNVLFLHLLGIDTNGHAHRPMSKEYLDNIGLVDTGVAELVSMVEDFFGHDGRTAYVFTSDHGMTNWGSHGAGHPSETLTPLVVWGAGVHNAHKVTIPQPYNDSFLQDWNLEHLRRVDVNQADIAPLMASLIGVPFPVNSVGVLPLLYLNNSDQFKAESMYTNAIQVLEQYKTKMTQKKETTLPFLFTPYQLLTESKQAEIIHKARILIQLEKYDDAISLCHSLISNALDGLVYYHTYDRFFLGCSVVLGFVGWTSYVVLVILKTHASLNRNPSLLKQTPSHTLARLCVFVTVVITVFLLIQRSPLTYYVYCLLPVPVWYSVLKESGTLTDLVHSAPSLPLWKCFGYFVLVAFGIELLVVSFFHRAMLTVGLAALSVWPFLTGIFGKAKFRSLSWCLGCLCLAAFPLMPVVGREPNIHLVTCAGLLTLFTSACYLWSSWQRTPLHVSDRQQFVTQMFHVAVCAYVPSLTHSSLQQKQGLPLLNQIISWATLASSMLVPLLSSTRLFHRLLSIFLSLTATYLLLSTGSEALFPPVLSWLMFAWINIEQEAMLAQGVSGRQELSTIDFSANIDITKIRQLKLDDIRRSYFFVFFIITAFFGTGNIASINSFDPASVYCFLTVFNPFIMGGLMMWKVIIPFIIVMCTFETIQVATQLSSRSLFLIVLVISDLMALHFFFLVQDYGSWLDIGTSISHYVIVMSMTIFLMLLSVFTHTLTSQRLILWRRPKMHFP from the exons ATG TCATTCTTTCAGTCAGCAAAGTCTAACTCCAGTCTGAGGGCCAGTCTGCTCGAAGATAAGAACGTCCTCTTCCTGCATCTGCTGGGCATCGACACAAACGGACATGCTCACAGACCAATGTCAAA GGAGTACTTAGATAATATTGGTCTAGTGGACACTGGTGTAGCCGAGTTGGTGTCTATGGTAGAAGACTTCTTTGGTCATGATGGCAGAACGGCCTATGTATTCACCTCCGATCACGGCATGACAAACTGGG GTTCACATGGTGCAGGCCATCCCTCTGAGACACTCACCCCTTTAGTGGTATGGGGAGCAGGGGTTCATAATGCCCACAAAGTTACTATACCCCAACCGTACAATGATAGCTTCCTACAAG ATTGGAATCTGGAGCACCTTCGGAGAGTTGACGTCAATCAG GCAGACATCGCTCCCCTCATGGCTTCTCTCATTGGTGTGCCCTTTCCTGTCAACTCTGTG GGTGTGTTACCTCTTCTCTACCTTAACAATAGTGACCAGTTCAAGGCAGAGAGCATGTACACTAATGCTATTCAAGTACTGGAGCAATACAAG ACGAAAATGACGCAGAAGAAGGAGACAACTTTGCCTTTTTTGTTCACCCCATACCA ACTACTGACTGAGTCAAAACAAGCGGAAATCATCCACAAGGCCAGAATACTGATTCAGCTGGAGAAGTATGACGATGCT ATCTCCCTGTGCCACTCTCTCATATCCAACGCTCTGGATGGCTTGGTCTACTACCACACCTACGACAGGTTCTTCCTGGGTTGCAGTGTGGTGCTGGGATTTGTAGGCTGGACCTCGTATGTCGTCCTAGTCATACTGAAGACTCACGCCAGCCTCAATAGAAACCCAAGCCTCCTCAAACAG ACTCCCAGCCATACCCTGGCGaggctgtgtgtatttgtgacgGTGGTGATCACCGTGTTCCTGCTCATCCAAAGGAGTCCCCTCACTTACTATGTTTACTGCCTGCTGCCTGTGCCTGTGTGGTACTCTGTCCTTAAAGA GTCTGGGACTCTCACAGATTTGGTCCACTCAGCTCCCTCTCTGCCGCTGTGGAAGTGTTTTGGCTATTTTGTGCTGGTGGCGTTTGGGATCGAGCTTCTG GTGGTGAGTTTCTTCCATCGCGCCATGCTGACTGTGGGCCTGGCTGCCCTCTCTGTGTGGCCCTTTCTGACTGGAATTTTTGGCAAGGCTAAG TTCCGTTCACTGAGCTGGTGTCTGGGCTGCCTGTGCTTGGCTGCGTTCCCCTTGATGCCAGTCGTGGGCAGAGAGCCAAACATACATCTGGT CACCTGTGCAGGTCTACTCACTCTCTTCACCTCAGCCTGTTACCTCTGGTCATCATGGCAGAGAACACCACTGCACGTCAGTGACAGACAGCAGTTTGTCACCCAG ATGTTCCACGTGGCGGTGTGTGCGTACGTGCCGTCCCTCACACACTCCAGCCTGCAGCAGAAGCAGGGCCTGCCGCTTCTTAATCAGATCATCAGCTGGGCCACGTTAG CATCTTCTATGCTGGTTCCACTGCTGAGCTCCACGCGCCTTTTCCACCGACTCCTCAGCATATTCCTCTCCCTCACAGCCACATACTTACTGCTCAGCACCGG GTCAGAGGCACTGTTCCCCCCGGTGCTATCTTGGTTGATGTTTGCGTGGATCAACATCGAACAGGAAGCTATGCTCGCGCAGGGTGTCTCTGGCAGACAAGAG cTCTCCACCATCGATTTCTCCGCAAACATCGACATCACCAAGATCCGACAGCTGAAGCTGGATGACATCAGGCGATCGTATTTTTTT GTATTCTTTATAATAACTGCTTTCTTCGGCACAGGGAACATAGCTTCCATTAACAG TTTTGACCCAGCATCTGTTTATTGCTTCCTCACCGTCTTCAACCCCTTCATCATGGGAGGGCTGATGATGTGGAAG GTTATTATCCCGTTCATAATAGTGATGTGTACGTTTGAGACCATCCAAGTTGCAACACAGCTCTCATCGAGAAG TTTGTTCCTCATTGTTCTGGTCATCTCCGACTTGATGGCTCTG cattttttcttcctggtgCAGGACTACGGCAGCTGGTTGGACATTGGCACCAG CATTAGTCATTATGTGATAGTGATGTCGATGAccatcttcctgatgttgctcagtgtgttcacacacactctcacctcGCAAAGACTCATCCTGTGGAGGAGACCCAAGATGCACTTCCCCTAA
- the LOC126397802 gene encoding probable G-protein coupled receptor 141 gives MNSTVTQSALSSAMSSMMTSNPLTSGSKLLDDPPKYHPALLAIYSVVLLSGTISLSLMMHIMKSSTTSITSIAVLNLIFAHFVFLLTVPFRIYYYATYQWNLGLGWCKVVSSMIHIHMYMSFIFYVIILITRLMSFYHRDDRVASLQKMHALVGSAVVWLVVLITVPCIIHFSYGKDQGLNNNNTTRCFQFGNNIKSSAKVLNYIISTLIIVVATVLTALQANVLRVLYRKHHEGCTSQQDFGAQLKSLCFALIMVVCFIPYHIFRLNYLEQLHLQDVNELFLSLTTFNCLDMLTFLGRRTCYMCYPGKAI, from the coding sequence ATGAATTCCACGGTAACCCAAAGCGCACTATCCTCGGCCATGAGCTCTATGATGACCTCAAACCCCTTAACCAGTGGCTCAAAACTGTTGGATGATCCTCCAAAGTACCACCCAGCCCTCCTGGCCATCTACTCTGTGGTTCTGCTCAGCGGCACCATCAGCCTGAGCCTGATGATGCACATCATGAAGTCCAGCACAACATCCATCACCTCCATCGCCGTACTCAACCTGATCTTCGCCCACTTCGTCTTCCTTCTCACTGTGCCCTTCAGGATTTACTACTACGCTACTTATCAGTGGAACCTGGGCCTCGGGTGGTGTAAAGTGGTCAGCAGCATGATCCACATCCACATGTACATGTCTTTCATCTTCTACGTGATCATCCTCATCACGCGCCTGATGTCGTTCTACCACAGAGACGACCGGGTGGCGTCCCTCCAGAAGATGCATGCGCTTGTCGGCAGTGCTGTGGTGTGGCTGGTGGTGCTTATCACAGTCCCGTGCATAATCCATTTTTCCTATGGCAAGGATCAGGGGCTGAACAATAACAATACCACACGCTGCTTCCAGTTCGGGAACAACATAAAGTCTTCTGCCAAGGTGTTGAACTACATCATAAGCACACTCATCATAGTGGTGGCCACCGTGCTGACAGCCCTCCAAGCCAATGTCTTGAGGGTTTTATACAGGAAGCACCACGAGGGATGCACCTCTCAGCAGGACTTCGGGGCTCAGCTGAAGAGTCTGTGCTTTGCTCTCATCATGGTGGTCTGCTTCATCCCTTACCACATATTCCGTCTGAACTACTTAGAACAGCTCCACCTGCAGGATGTCAACGAGTTGTTTCTGAGTCTGACCACTTTCAACTGTTTGGACATGCTCACCTTTTTGGGAAGGAGAACTTGCTACATGTGTTACCCTGGAAAGGCTATCTGA